The Nocardioides humi genome includes a region encoding these proteins:
- a CDS encoding sensor histidine kinase — protein MTGQRRATWALAVVAALCLATAVVFALLAPGRSAALMVAVGLVAAPLTAGLSVMIARRPDGSGDPGSGRVAVLLALVGATAAHVCAKENVRSWLATDHERAGSFVWLEAAWDQSALACMAAVGLLLLYFPDGRLPGRRWRWLPPALVAVALLAMAWAALAGEPFRPPLDFLPRNEPPGLLAGPSGSDSPPFVLVLVVLVLASAVSLVVRYRRAGAVQRLQVKWLALGGFGVALYPVVCLGEIAIWGEPRWGSLAVLAAGILGIPVGVGIAMLRHDLYGVDRALVAVVTWTLATAVLLAFYATATGLAGATAGRGSVPVAVTVTVLAVLAFAPLRAWLQRQVDRRLYPRRRAGNAAVDQLHRDVAAGLARPEQLEERLRTALRDPALRVVLDDRDGPGDGVPVELGGAVIGRLVPGPGGPSVEVLRDVAARATTMVEVVRVREELGRALREVEASRARLVQIGYDERRRLERDLHDGAQQRLVALGMSMRLAQRHLADGTVDVPGLFDEAVAEIGTAVAELRQIAHGLRPSALDDGLPAAISRLVRSLPMPIDLAVEDVLLPDDVATTAYFVIAEAVTNAVKHADATRIVLRVARDGGAVTVHVTDDGRGGAVIAPSSAMADRVAALGGRLSVRSPAGRGTTVEVILPCAS, from the coding sequence ATGACGGGGCAGCGACGGGCCACCTGGGCCTTGGCCGTGGTGGCCGCCCTGTGCCTGGCGACGGCGGTCGTCTTCGCCCTGCTCGCGCCCGGCAGGTCCGCGGCCCTGATGGTGGCCGTCGGCCTCGTCGCCGCACCCCTGACCGCCGGGCTGTCGGTGATGATCGCCCGGCGTCCCGACGGCTCAGGAGACCCGGGCAGCGGTCGGGTCGCCGTGCTGCTCGCCCTGGTCGGCGCGACGGCAGCGCACGTGTGCGCGAAGGAGAACGTCCGCTCGTGGCTCGCGACCGACCACGAGCGGGCGGGGTCCTTCGTCTGGCTGGAGGCCGCGTGGGACCAGAGCGCACTGGCCTGCATGGCGGCGGTCGGCCTCCTGCTGCTGTACTTCCCCGACGGCCGGCTCCCCGGCCGCCGGTGGCGGTGGCTGCCGCCGGCCCTCGTGGCCGTCGCCCTCCTGGCGATGGCGTGGGCCGCGCTCGCGGGCGAGCCGTTCCGCCCGCCGCTGGACTTCCTGCCCCGCAACGAGCCGCCCGGCCTCCTCGCCGGGCCGTCCGGCAGCGACTCTCCCCCGTTCGTGCTCGTCCTCGTCGTCCTGGTCCTGGCGAGCGCGGTCTCGCTGGTCGTGCGCTACCGGAGGGCCGGGGCGGTGCAGCGCCTGCAGGTCAAGTGGCTCGCGCTGGGCGGGTTCGGGGTCGCGCTCTACCCCGTCGTCTGCCTGGGGGAGATCGCGATCTGGGGCGAGCCCCGGTGGGGCAGCCTGGCAGTGCTCGCGGCGGGCATCCTCGGCATCCCGGTCGGCGTCGGGATCGCGATGCTGCGCCACGACCTGTACGGCGTCGACCGGGCGCTCGTCGCGGTGGTCACCTGGACCCTCGCCACCGCCGTCCTCCTCGCCTTCTACGCCACCGCCACCGGGCTGGCCGGGGCCACCGCCGGCAGGGGCTCCGTCCCGGTCGCCGTGACCGTCACGGTGCTCGCCGTGCTCGCCTTCGCCCCGCTGCGGGCGTGGCTGCAGCGCCAGGTCGACCGCCGGCTCTACCCCCGGCGTCGCGCGGGGAACGCCGCCGTCGACCAGCTGCACCGCGACGTCGCGGCCGGCCTCGCGCGTCCCGAGCAGCTCGAGGAGCGGCTGCGGACCGCCCTACGAGACCCGGCGCTGCGGGTGGTGCTCGACGACCGCGACGGGCCGGGCGACGGCGTCCCCGTCGAGCTGGGCGGCGCGGTGATCGGCCGCCTCGTCCCCGGACCGGGCGGCCCGTCGGTCGAGGTGCTGCGCGATGTCGCCGCCCGGGCCACGACCATGGTCGAGGTGGTGCGCGTGCGGGAGGAGCTGGGCCGTGCGCTGCGCGAGGTCGAGGCGAGCCGGGCCCGCCTGGTCCAGATCGGGTACGACGAGCGGCGGCGCCTCGAGCGCGACCTCCACGACGGCGCCCAGCAGCGCCTCGTCGCGCTGGGCATGTCGATGCGGCTCGCGCAGCGTCACCTCGCCGACGGCACGGTCGACGTACCGGGGCTGTTCGACGAGGCCGTCGCGGAGATCGGGACGGCGGTCGCCGAGCTGCGCCAGATCGCCCACGGGCTGCGTCCGAGCGCGCTCGACGACGGGCTCCCCGCCGCCATCTCCCGGCTGGTCCGCAGCCTGCCGATGCCGATCGACCTGGCCGTCGAGGACGTGCTGCTGCCCGACGACGTGGCCACGACGGCGTACTTCGTCATCGCCGAGGCGGTCACGAACGCGGTCAAGCACGCCGACGCGACCCGGATCGTGCTCCGGGTGGCCCGGGACGGCGGCGCGGTGACGGTGCACGTCACCGACGACGGCCGCGGGGGCGCCGTCATCGCGCCGAGCTCGGCGATGGCCGACCGGGTGGCCGCCCTCGGCGGCCGGCTGTCCGTGCGCAGCCCGGCCGGCCGGGGCACCACGGTGGAGGTGATCCTGCCGTGCGCATCGTGA
- a CDS encoding tetratricopeptide repeat protein: protein MVGATGRADADLPASIAAALGELRARAGSPSYQQIALRISAARQRRGLAPGETAVSRSTVYDCFRPGRSRLNAPLVLEIAAALDADEGTLGRWREALVERQRAGTSLVVRVDEGLPDPPLLIGRDDLVDQLAGGTGNVVVSGMPGVGKTALALAVAVRIAPRFDRVLRVNLDGFTEGRIPPETATVLDGLLRCLLGGPAAVGDPLQHYRDLLSARRVLLVLDNAAGPEQVAELLPPGDASVALVTSRVEFPEAEGLTRARLPALPAEAAALLLATVSGRPSGVDDADLHALAATTGGLPLALTLLGRRVREHPDWPLADHRDAHEQRLRLLALDDGLHGSLAQSYAALDPDAAAALRLLALAPGTDLGDDAARELLGAGTGDGAASRTALEGLATASLVSSVRPGRWELHDLVRRFARRMSLDVDPPSTLAEAGRRLLEHYLAEATRAVAVIYPRSIADWYWPHDTAATTDEVGALDWLGEEQANLVHAVTWAAEAGWDELTVRLATVLWAYLADRSEAATNLVLQRHALAAAERAGDALGVSVCRRNLGQTLGRLGRPDEAGPMLEEALAASEALGDRLGVVQARNALANVVHMRGDNDEAVRLLAANVEDRRAAADVHLTNALLNLGVVLTRMDRSEEALARLQEAGALAETQAWVAGEQLAANNVTTLLQEAGRIREAEVAATRALRLARRLRRPRGIAYATSTLASVRYDLGDLDEAMRVNDEALRLAREVGVRELEAMTLSNAGDYLRATRPDLAREHYLAARVVAEQIGNVFERDRAAEALHELDGHDGPTG from the coding sequence GTGGTGGGTGCGACCGGGCGGGCAGATGCCGACCTGCCGGCGAGCATCGCCGCGGCGCTGGGCGAGCTGAGGGCGCGGGCCGGCTCGCCGTCGTACCAGCAGATCGCGCTGCGGATCTCCGCGGCCCGGCAGCGGCGGGGACTGGCGCCCGGCGAGACGGCGGTGTCGCGCAGCACCGTCTACGACTGCTTCCGCCCGGGCCGGTCGCGGCTGAACGCTCCGCTGGTGCTGGAGATCGCCGCCGCCCTGGACGCGGACGAGGGCACCCTCGGCCGGTGGCGCGAGGCACTGGTGGAGCGGCAGCGGGCCGGGACCAGCCTGGTGGTCCGGGTGGACGAGGGACTGCCCGATCCGCCGCTGCTGATCGGTCGCGACGACCTCGTGGACCAGCTCGCGGGCGGAACGGGGAACGTGGTGGTCAGCGGGATGCCCGGGGTGGGCAAGACCGCGCTGGCGCTGGCGGTCGCCGTGCGGATCGCTCCGCGCTTCGACCGAGTGCTGCGCGTCAACCTCGACGGCTTCACCGAGGGCCGGATCCCGCCCGAGACGGCGACCGTGCTCGACGGCCTGCTCCGGTGCCTGCTGGGCGGACCGGCCGCGGTCGGCGACCCGCTCCAGCACTACCGGGACCTGCTGTCCGCGCGACGGGTGCTCCTGGTCCTCGACAACGCCGCAGGCCCGGAGCAGGTCGCCGAGCTGCTGCCGCCGGGGGACGCGAGCGTCGCGCTGGTCACCAGCCGGGTCGAGTTCCCGGAGGCGGAGGGGCTGACTCGGGCCCGGCTCCCCGCGCTCCCCGCCGAGGCGGCGGCCCTGCTGCTGGCCACCGTGTCGGGCCGGCCGTCCGGGGTGGACGACGCCGACCTCCACGCCCTGGCGGCGACCACGGGAGGCCTTCCCCTCGCCCTGACCCTCCTCGGCCGCCGGGTCCGTGAGCACCCGGACTGGCCACTGGCCGACCACCGCGACGCCCACGAGCAGCGGCTGCGGCTGCTCGCCCTCGACGACGGGCTGCACGGGTCGCTGGCGCAGTCCTACGCGGCCCTGGACCCCGACGCCGCCGCCGCGCTCCGGCTGCTGGCGCTGGCTCCGGGCACCGATCTCGGGGATGACGCGGCGCGCGAGCTGCTGGGAGCCGGGACCGGCGACGGCGCGGCGAGCCGGACGGCGCTCGAGGGGCTGGCGACCGCCAGCCTCGTCTCGTCGGTCCGGCCGGGTCGGTGGGAGCTGCACGACCTGGTCCGCCGGTTCGCCCGCCGGATGTCGCTGGACGTCGATCCGCCCAGCACCCTCGCCGAGGCCGGTCGGCGGCTCCTCGAGCACTACCTCGCGGAGGCGACCCGGGCGGTGGCGGTGATCTACCCGCGCTCGATCGCCGACTGGTACTGGCCCCACGACACCGCCGCCACGACCGACGAGGTCGGCGCGCTGGACTGGCTGGGGGAGGAGCAGGCCAACCTGGTGCACGCCGTCACCTGGGCCGCCGAGGCGGGCTGGGACGAGCTCACGGTGCGGCTGGCGACCGTGCTCTGGGCCTATCTGGCCGACCGCAGCGAGGCCGCGACCAACCTGGTGCTCCAGCGCCACGCCCTCGCGGCGGCGGAGCGCGCGGGAGACGCCCTCGGGGTCTCGGTGTGCCGCCGCAACCTCGGGCAGACCCTGGGCAGGCTGGGTCGTCCGGACGAGGCCGGGCCGATGCTCGAGGAGGCCCTCGCCGCGAGCGAGGCGCTGGGCGACCGGCTCGGTGTCGTCCAGGCCCGCAACGCGCTGGCCAATGTCGTGCACATGCGCGGTGACAACGACGAGGCCGTCCGGCTGCTCGCGGCCAATGTCGAGGACCGTCGGGCCGCGGCCGACGTCCACCTCACCAACGCGCTGCTCAACCTCGGCGTCGTCCTCACCCGCATGGACCGGAGCGAGGAGGCACTGGCCCGACTCCAGGAGGCCGGCGCGCTGGCCGAGACGCAGGCCTGGGTCGCCGGGGAGCAGCTCGCCGCCAACAACGTCACCACCCTGCTCCAGGAGGCGGGCCGGATCCGGGAGGCGGAGGTGGCCGCCACCCGCGCGCTCCGGCTCGCGCGGCGGCTGCGGCGTCCTCGGGGCATCGCGTACGCCACCTCCACCCTCGCCTCGGTCCGCTACGACCTCGGCGACCTGGACGAGGCGATGCGCGTCAACGACGAGGCGCTCCGGCTGGCCCGCGAGGTCGGCGTCCGGGAGCTGGAGGCGATGACGCTGAGCAACGCCGGCGACTACCTCCGCGCCACCCGTCCCGACCTGGCCCGAGAGCACTACCTCGCCGCTCGCGTCGTGGCCGAGCAGATCGGCAACGTCTTCGAGCGCGACCGGGCCGCCGAGGCGCTGCACGAGCTCGACGGACACGACGGCCCGACCGGCTGA
- a CDS encoding response regulator: MRIVIGEDSALFREGLARLLEDAGHEIVGKAADAVALVDVVTETTPDLVVVDVRMPPDGTDDGARAAKALRASHPSLAIVLLSQHVESKHSVELAGSGRFGYLLKDRVLDVDDFLDALRRVAGGGSALDPEVVSSLLGASRDGPLARLTPREREVLALVAEGRTNAGIAARLFLTDRTVESHVTSIIDKLGLSDSTENRRVVAVLTWLGVRPG, translated from the coding sequence GTGCGCATCGTGATCGGCGAGGACTCCGCCCTCTTCCGCGAGGGCCTGGCCCGGCTGCTGGAGGACGCCGGGCACGAGATCGTCGGCAAGGCCGCCGACGCGGTCGCGCTCGTGGATGTCGTCACCGAGACCACCCCCGACCTGGTCGTGGTCGACGTACGGATGCCTCCCGACGGCACCGACGACGGCGCGCGGGCCGCCAAGGCGCTGCGGGCGAGCCACCCCTCCCTCGCCATCGTCCTGCTCTCCCAGCACGTGGAGTCCAAGCACTCCGTGGAGCTCGCCGGCTCCGGGCGGTTCGGCTATCTGCTCAAGGACCGGGTCCTCGACGTCGACGACTTCCTCGACGCCCTGCGGCGTGTGGCCGGCGGCGGCTCCGCGCTCGATCCCGAGGTCGTCTCCTCATTGCTGGGCGCGAGCCGGGACGGGCCGCTCGCGCGGCTCACGCCACGGGAGCGGGAGGTGCTCGCGCTGGTCGCCGAGGGGCGCACCAACGCCGGCATCGCGGCACGGCTGTTCCTGACCGACCGCACCGTGGAGTCCCATGTCACGAGCATCATCGACAAGCTCGGCCTGAGCGACTCGACCGAGAACCGGCGGGTGGTCGCGGTGCTCACCTGGCTCGGCGTCCGCCCCGGCTGA